In the genome of Hymenobacter taeanensis, one region contains:
- a CDS encoding EamA family transporter, whose product MHWLILALLTALFLALYNFFIKLAAGHISAAAGAVILQLVAAGLGSVWLLWLRYKGQPLEVSSTGVGLAMLAGAGVGLAEILTFVVFGRGVPSSVGTPVIVGGSVLLTAVLGLVVLREALTWSQALGLVSIVLGIGLLARGH is encoded by the coding sequence ATGCATTGGCTTATTCTTGCGCTCCTCACGGCGCTTTTCCTGGCACTCTATAATTTCTTTATCAAGCTGGCGGCCGGCCATATTTCAGCGGCGGCGGGCGCAGTTATTTTACAGCTGGTAGCGGCTGGTTTGGGTAGCGTATGGCTGTTATGGCTGCGGTATAAAGGGCAGCCACTTGAAGTGAGTAGTACGGGAGTGGGCCTGGCCATGCTAGCGGGTGCAGGGGTGGGCTTAGCCGAAATTCTAACGTTCGTGGTTTTTGGCAGAGGGGTGCCCTCATCCGTAGGCACCCCAGTAATTGTGGGTGGCTCAGTGCTGCTTACGGCAGTCTTGGGCCTGGTTGTGTTGCGGGAAGCACTTACCTGGTCGCAAGCGCTGGGTTTAGTTAGTATTGTACTCGGTATAGGCCTGTTAGCGCGTGGGCACTAG
- a CDS encoding YqgE/AlgH family protein, translating to MPRIRSGSLLISQPFLGDPNFERTVVLICSHSDDEGSFGLVLNRPASLQLGDVLELPGGDALPLARLPLGLGGPVQPDTLHYVHRRANLPNAVALGQDIYWGGDFRQLMEELQTDPSPTEDVRMYVGYSGWTAGQLAEEVKENVWIVHPNAAGKVFTLDNDAFWQSILREKGGRFRMLSNYPTDPRLN from the coding sequence ATGCCACGCATTCGATCTGGTAGTTTGCTGATTTCTCAGCCCTTTCTCGGCGACCCTAACTTCGAGCGAACCGTAGTACTCATCTGTAGCCACTCCGATGACGAGGGCTCTTTTGGGTTGGTTTTAAACCGGCCGGCGTCGTTGCAGTTGGGCGACGTGCTGGAACTACCCGGTGGTGATGCCCTCCCGCTCGCGCGTCTGCCGCTAGGCCTGGGTGGCCCCGTGCAGCCCGATACGCTTCACTATGTGCACCGCCGTGCCAATTTACCAAACGCTGTGGCCCTAGGCCAGGATATTTATTGGGGAGGTGATTTTCGGCAGCTGATGGAGGAGTTGCAAACTGATCCATCGCCCACGGAAGATGTGCGTATGTACGTAGGATATTCTGGCTGGACAGCTGGGCAACTTGCTGAAGAAGTGAAGGAAAATGTTTGGATTGTGCATCCCAATGCTGCCGGGAAAGTATTTACTTTGGATAACGATGCCTTCTGGCAGTCAATCTTGCGTGAAAAAGGGGGCCGCTTCCGTATGTTGTCCAATTACCCCACAGACCCTCGTCTGAATTAA
- a CDS encoding efflux RND transporter periplasmic adaptor subunit produces MKNNRVLYILLGIVVLLLVGYIVAKKQGLIGKPAGTEVLAVKASPNTIVETVSASGKVQPETEVKISPDVSGEIIELNVEEGDSVKKGQLLLRIRPDNYQAMVNMQTASVGTQRANVAQTQARLQQLLANAKQTELTYRRNASLYKQKVISQADFEASKAAYEASQEEINSARQSIRAAQSNVQSAQASLDEARKNLDKTTIYAPVSGTVSKLNVKKGERVVGTSQMAGTEIMRIANLNNMEVRVSVNENDIINVSLGDSADVEVDSYASKNQKFRGVVTSIANTAKDALTAEAVTEFEVRIRLLPASYQQLLRSEKGRAVVPFRPGMTASVDIITERKANVLSVPLMAVTTRSDSATTSAEGKGTPAVRVSRGGAGTSAADQTSVNEEPVEQVVFLIRNGKAVMTPVKTGISDRNNMEVLSGIQAGDQLVSGPYRAVSKTLKDGAPVVIKDLKSLDKSALKEDQEEEN; encoded by the coding sequence ATGAAAAATAACCGCGTACTGTACATTTTGCTGGGGATAGTGGTGCTGCTGCTGGTTGGCTATATTGTGGCGAAAAAGCAGGGCCTGATCGGTAAGCCTGCCGGCACGGAAGTACTAGCCGTTAAAGCCAGTCCGAACACTATTGTTGAAACGGTAAGCGCCTCGGGTAAGGTGCAGCCGGAAACGGAAGTGAAAATCTCACCCGACGTATCAGGTGAAATTATTGAGCTTAACGTGGAGGAGGGTGATTCGGTAAAGAAAGGCCAGCTGCTGCTGCGCATCCGCCCCGATAACTATCAGGCCATGGTGAACATGCAAACCGCTTCCGTGGGTACGCAGCGGGCTAACGTAGCCCAAACCCAGGCCCGGCTGCAGCAGTTGCTGGCAAATGCCAAGCAAACGGAGCTAACCTACCGGCGCAATGCTTCCCTCTATAAGCAGAAAGTAATTTCTCAGGCTGATTTTGAAGCCAGCAAAGCGGCCTACGAGGCTTCACAGGAAGAAATCAATTCGGCCCGGCAGAGCATTCGGGCGGCTCAAAGCAACGTGCAGAGCGCGCAGGCTTCCCTTGATGAAGCCCGCAAAAACCTAGACAAGACCACCATCTACGCGCCCGTTAGTGGCACCGTGAGCAAGCTCAACGTGAAGAAGGGCGAGCGGGTAGTTGGTACTTCGCAGATGGCAGGTACCGAAATTATGCGCATTGCCAACCTCAACAACATGGAGGTGCGCGTAAGTGTGAATGAGAATGACATTATCAACGTCAGCCTCGGCGACTCAGCCGACGTAGAGGTGGACAGCTATGCCAGCAAAAACCAGAAGTTTCGGGGCGTGGTGACTAGCATTGCCAACACGGCGAAAGATGCCCTCACGGCAGAAGCCGTTACGGAGTTTGAGGTGCGCATCCGTTTGCTGCCGGCTTCTTATCAGCAGCTGCTGCGCTCAGAGAAGGGGCGCGCGGTAGTGCCTTTCCGCCCGGGCATGACGGCCTCCGTTGATATCATCACGGAGCGCAAAGCCAACGTGCTAAGTGTGCCCCTAATGGCCGTGACTACCCGTTCCGACAGCGCCACTACTTCTGCTGAGGGCAAAGGCACCCCAGCCGTGCGTGTGAGCCGCGGCGGAGCAGGTACTTCCGCAGCAGACCAAACCAGTGTAAATGAGGAGCCGGTGGAACAGGTCGTATTCCTGATCCGGAATGGTAAAGCCGTTATGACGCCAGTGAAAACCGGCATCAGCGACCGGAACAACATGGAGGTTCTGAGCGGCATTCAGGCCGGCGACCAATTAGTGAGTGGCCCTTACCGCGCCGTGTCTAAAACCCTGAAAGATGGGGCCCCGGTGGTCATTAAGGATCTAAAGTCCCTAGATAAGTCAGCGCTGAAAGAAGATCAGGAGGAAGAAAATTAA
- a CDS encoding DUF4259 domain-containing protein, which yields MATWGYHNFDNDAAADFSAKFRATHSLALLSEALAAADSSAPLEAEIAQEALAAAEIVAALVGKPGRDLPADLLPLTVQLTPAEAPSFKRMARAAVQTIAKQSALQQHWANSDDAQAWQELQKEVLERLQ from the coding sequence ATGGCAACCTGGGGCTACCACAATTTTGATAACGATGCGGCAGCTGATTTTTCTGCCAAATTTCGCGCAACGCATAGCCTGGCTCTGCTTTCAGAAGCACTAGCCGCCGCTGACTCTTCTGCTCCGCTGGAGGCTGAAATTGCCCAGGAAGCTTTAGCCGCCGCCGAAATTGTTGCGGCCCTAGTGGGTAAGCCCGGCCGCGACCTGCCCGCCGATCTGCTCCCCCTCACGGTGCAGCTTACTCCCGCTGAAGCCCCCAGCTTTAAGCGAATGGCCCGGGCGGCGGTGCAAACCATAGCCAAGCAGTCGGCGCTGCAGCAGCATTGGGCGAACAGCGATGATGCTCAAGCCTGGCAGGAGCTGCAGAAGGAAGTACTTGAGCGTTTGCAGTAA
- a CDS encoding VOC family protein — MATSIFINLPVKNLNASVAFFTQLGFSFNAEYTNEQGTCMIISDTISVMLLVESFFQTFTGKPLVNAHQANEAILCLSTDSRAEVDRIANAAVAAGGKPVPQQSQNEMEFMYDRNFQDLDGHLWNILYMDLNLAQQTARPEVATQ; from the coding sequence ATGGCAACTAGTATTTTTATCAACTTGCCCGTCAAAAATCTAAACGCTTCAGTAGCTTTCTTCACCCAGTTGGGGTTTAGCTTCAATGCAGAGTATACCAACGAACAGGGCACTTGCATGATAATTAGCGACACTATCTCCGTAATGCTACTAGTGGAGTCCTTTTTCCAGACATTTACGGGCAAGCCGCTGGTAAATGCCCACCAGGCCAACGAAGCTATTCTCTGTTTATCAACTGACAGCCGCGCGGAAGTAGACCGAATTGCCAATGCGGCCGTAGCAGCCGGGGGAAAACCTGTGCCGCAGCAGTCGCAAAACGAAATGGAATTCATGTACGACCGCAACTTCCAGGACCTCGATGGCCACCTTTGGAACATCCTGTACATGGACCTGAACTTAGCTCAGCAGACAGCCCGCCCCGAAGTTGCCACCCAGTAA
- a CDS encoding NAD(P)H-dependent glycerol-3-phosphate dehydrogenase — protein MEKIAMLGGGSWATALTKILSENGARVGWWMRSKDDVQHLLRTRHNPRYLSSVALDLARVHPTTDLEDAVQEADWLVLAVPAAFVQSTLDKLDRDSLKHKRVISAIKGMIPGKNVLVTDYVAERFRLPHTRLGVVAGPCHAEEVALEKQSYLTIGSPDAELAEEFSCLLRNRYVKANPAQDLDGIEYCAVMKNIIALTCGIAHGLGYGDNFQAVLVSNAVQEMRRFVHALNPQPRDLSASAYLGDLLVTAYSQFSRNRTFGNMIGRGYSVKSAQMEMNMVAEGYYAVKSIYELNKKLQVPMPITSAAYHVLYEKISPAVEIELLKERLR, from the coding sequence TTGGAAAAAATTGCCATGCTTGGCGGCGGCTCTTGGGCTACTGCACTCACCAAAATACTATCAGAAAACGGAGCACGCGTGGGCTGGTGGATGCGCAGTAAAGACGACGTGCAGCACCTGCTACGCACGCGCCACAATCCCCGCTACTTGTCCTCGGTAGCGCTTGATTTGGCGCGGGTGCATCCTACAACTGATTTAGAAGACGCCGTGCAGGAGGCTGATTGGCTGGTGCTGGCTGTTCCTGCGGCCTTCGTGCAGAGCACCCTTGATAAGCTGGACCGCGACTCTCTCAAGCACAAGCGAGTTATCTCGGCCATAAAAGGCATGATACCGGGGAAGAATGTGCTCGTGACCGATTACGTGGCCGAGCGGTTTCGCCTGCCGCATACCCGGTTGGGCGTGGTGGCCGGGCCTTGTCATGCCGAGGAGGTAGCGCTGGAGAAACAAAGCTACCTCACCATAGGCTCGCCCGATGCCGAGCTGGCAGAGGAATTCAGCTGCCTTTTGCGCAACCGGTATGTGAAAGCAAACCCCGCCCAGGACCTCGACGGTATTGAGTACTGTGCCGTTATGAAAAACATTATTGCGCTTACCTGTGGCATTGCCCACGGCCTGGGCTACGGTGATAATTTTCAGGCGGTACTAGTGTCGAATGCCGTGCAGGAAATGCGCCGCTTTGTACATGCCCTCAACCCACAGCCCCGCGACTTATCGGCTTCGGCCTATCTGGGTGACCTGCTGGTAACTGCCTACTCGCAATTCTCGCGCAACCGCACGTTCGGGAATATGATAGGCCGGGGCTACAGCGTAAAATCGGCGCAAATGGAGATGAACATGGTGGCAGAGGGGTACTATGCCGTTAAGAGCATTTATGAGCTGAATAAGAAGCTACAGGTGCCCATGCCCATTACTTCTGCCGCTTATCATGTACTGTATGAGAAAATCTCGCCGGCAGTAGAAATTGAGTTGCTCAAGGAAAGGCTGCGGTAA
- the pdxH gene encoding pyridoxamine 5'-phosphate oxidase produces MIDPQLADLRKTYAQRTLTEADVQPDAVRQFRAWLDEAMSAQVEEPTALTLSTVSEAGQPSARVVLLKGLPDDAGFLFFTNYNSRKGQELATGALAAMTFFWPALERQVRVEGRVEKAPEELSTEYFQSRPRGSQIGAWASPQSQPIKSREELEQREHEIEARFSEQNPLPRPPHWGGYILRPQRIEFWQGRPSRLHDRIVYEIHEQGWSISRLAP; encoded by the coding sequence ATGATTGACCCCCAGCTTGCTGATCTGCGCAAAACATACGCCCAACGTACGCTCACCGAAGCCGATGTGCAGCCAGACGCAGTTCGTCAGTTTCGGGCGTGGCTGGATGAGGCCATGAGCGCGCAGGTAGAGGAGCCAACGGCACTGACGCTGTCGACGGTTAGCGAAGCCGGACAGCCCTCCGCCCGGGTGGTGCTGCTGAAAGGGCTGCCTGATGATGCGGGTTTTCTATTCTTCACCAACTACAACTCCCGTAAAGGGCAAGAGCTGGCCACGGGTGCCCTGGCGGCCATGACGTTCTTCTGGCCCGCCCTGGAGCGGCAGGTGCGTGTGGAAGGCCGCGTGGAGAAAGCCCCCGAAGAATTATCGACTGAGTATTTTCAGAGTCGGCCGCGGGGTAGTCAGATTGGCGCGTGGGCATCGCCGCAAAGCCAGCCTATTAAAAGCCGGGAAGAGTTGGAACAGCGGGAGCATGAGATAGAGGCCCGCTTCTCTGAGCAAAACCCCTTGCCTCGGCCGCCGCACTGGGGCGGATACATTCTGCGGCCCCAGCGCATTGAGTTTTGGCAGGGCAGGCCCAGCCGGCTGCACGACCGGATAGTGTATGAAATTCATGAGCAAGGCTGGTCCATCTCTCGCCTGGCACCCTGA
- a CDS encoding DUF1015 domain-containing protein, whose translation MAEIQPVRGWRYNAVLSQQIDRYVSPLFDVVSMKQREALYQNPLNSIHLSVPRGDDAAGAARQRLQEWQQQGVLQQDELPGIYVYYQYFRLPGSAREYCRKGFMCHIRAYDWAESVVLRHENTLPASVNDRAELLSRTEFQTSATHGLYRDDAFELEQYMDEAMQNPLYQTEEDYQGARDVLAVIQDVRIIQRFQRVLASREVILADGHHRYEGSLAYRLARRVAAGEAYTGAEAWNFHLMYLTNAAADDLRILPTHRLVLEFPVALSTQELLARLATYFTVLTLDDPYDLPERIAGKPWAFGVYLGEGQVYKIRLKPEVHALLDWPTTPEVKALDLTVLHFFVLEKVLGVVGAEAQRQWTGVAYVRNFPECLSRVDRGEARAAFITNEVTMEEVERVCHSGAVMPPKSTFFYPKTIGGFLFTSIRDSETEHPFYAVFRP comes from the coding sequence GTGGCCGAAATACAACCCGTACGTGGCTGGCGCTATAACGCAGTCTTAAGCCAGCAGATAGACCGGTACGTTTCTCCGCTCTTCGATGTGGTGTCGATGAAGCAGCGGGAGGCGTTGTACCAGAACCCACTTAACAGCATTCATTTATCGGTGCCGCGGGGAGATGATGCCGCGGGTGCGGCGCGCCAACGGCTGCAGGAGTGGCAACAGCAGGGCGTATTGCAGCAGGATGAGCTACCCGGGATCTACGTGTATTATCAGTATTTCCGGCTGCCCGGCAGTGCCCGCGAGTACTGTCGCAAAGGCTTTATGTGCCATATCAGGGCCTATGACTGGGCTGAAAGCGTGGTGTTGCGCCACGAGAACACGCTGCCTGCTTCAGTCAACGACCGGGCTGAGCTACTGAGCCGCACTGAGTTTCAGACCAGCGCCACCCACGGCCTGTACCGCGATGATGCCTTTGAGTTGGAGCAGTACATGGATGAGGCCATGCAAAACCCCTTGTACCAAACCGAGGAGGATTACCAAGGAGCGCGGGATGTGCTGGCCGTAATTCAGGACGTGCGGATTATTCAGCGCTTTCAGCGGGTGCTGGCTTCCCGGGAGGTTATTCTGGCCGATGGGCACCATCGCTATGAGGGCTCTTTGGCGTACCGGCTGGCGCGCCGGGTAGCCGCCGGGGAGGCCTACACGGGGGCGGAAGCCTGGAACTTCCACCTGATGTACCTGACCAATGCGGCTGCCGATGATCTGCGTATCCTGCCCACCCACCGCTTGGTGCTGGAGTTTCCCGTTGCGCTTTCAACGCAAGAGCTACTGGCTCGCCTGGCTACCTATTTTACGGTGCTGACCCTGGATGACCCCTATGATTTGCCCGAGCGCATTGCCGGCAAGCCCTGGGCCTTTGGTGTGTATCTGGGCGAAGGGCAGGTGTATAAGATTCGGCTGAAGCCGGAAGTACATGCGCTGCTCGACTGGCCTACCACGCCCGAGGTGAAGGCTCTTGACCTCACGGTGCTGCACTTCTTCGTGCTGGAAAAGGTGCTGGGAGTTGTGGGGGCTGAGGCCCAGCGGCAGTGGACGGGAGTGGCCTACGTGCGTAATTTTCCGGAGTGCCTGTCGCGGGTTGACCGCGGCGAGGCGCGGGCCGCATTCATCACCAACGAGGTAACCATGGAAGAGGTAGAGCGGGTATGTCATTCCGGGGCCGTTATGCCGCCCAAATCCACCTTCTTCTATCCCAAAACCATTGGCGGATTCCTGTTCACCAGCATCCGCGACTCCGAAACTGAACACCCTTTTTATGCCGTCTTCCGCCCCTGA
- a CDS encoding DUF349 domain-containing protein, with the protein MLPENDNTAPTNANDDSESPMSILERRLAEISAKQDPANESVAPPAEPSGAVNNVPAAPIVPETDSEQPSHTVAADTNEPSGNGPAEATPSPEETAAAESATHIPTGTTGTVHSAGEARSLAHYGTTEPSPDASQEEAPEPEAPHVKPVVEVTLGENLDAALEQAPAVASLHTSSDAAATDEEEEYVPEATAPDFASLDLTAQTAYLQSLLQRPDARQNRKQIFDLYRQYDTNIQNDRAAARQRASQPASNDTDDVAYTGPSGYQELTKSFQEFRDSRVRDAKAEDEQRAKNLAHKQYLLSQLRQLVESAETKDSSTRIKALQNDWKATGPVPQKDTQELWNNYHALLDIFYNNRGLFFEMKELDRRRNQEAKEVLITRAEALQQQPSINKALQELRQLHEEWKHIGPVPNEHRETLWQRFLLASEKVHDRKKEFLSTRSAQENANLERKTALLAQLQPFGEFQTDRVNEWRSKTDELQKLKEEWDAAGLVPREKAEQMNKQFWGAYKGFFQRKNQFFKALDEEKNANLKRKLDLCEQAEAALQSPNWEDARETVIRLQKEWKLIGRVPEKQSDKVWNRFRTACDSFFDRKKEEVRQREQQVQQASREQVQHLDSVAETVAALSADTPGTLEGFRQLVTEWRNFDSGTSRGSERTEEKFQALMAKYLDAVPGLSYAERTELLFTLQIERLKLAPDAQQQLYKKEQLLRREINELENDISTLRTNLEFFARSKNAGQLREEYQGRIDEAQARIDTLKKQLRMVRS; encoded by the coding sequence ATGCTACCTGAAAACGATAACACCGCCCCCACAAACGCCAATGATGATTCAGAGTCGCCAATGAGCATTCTGGAGCGTCGCTTGGCTGAAATCAGCGCCAAGCAGGATCCGGCCAATGAATCCGTTGCCCCTCCCGCTGAGCCTTCCGGCGCGGTAAACAATGTTCCGGCAGCCCCCATTGTTCCTGAAACCGACAGTGAGCAACCCAGCCACACTGTAGCAGCCGATACAAATGAGCCCAGCGGCAATGGCCCTGCTGAAGCAACGCCCTCACCCGAAGAAACCGCCGCCGCTGAATCCGCGACTCATATCCCCACGGGAACGACAGGAACAGTCCATTCTGCCGGCGAGGCCCGGTCCCTGGCCCATTACGGCACTACGGAACCCAGCCCTGATGCTAGTCAAGAGGAGGCTCCTGAACCAGAAGCTCCGCACGTGAAACCCGTGGTAGAGGTAACGCTTGGCGAGAATCTGGACGCAGCATTAGAACAAGCCCCGGCCGTGGCTTCATTGCATACCTCGTCTGATGCCGCTGCTACCGACGAGGAGGAAGAGTACGTCCCCGAAGCGACTGCCCCAGACTTTGCCAGCCTTGACTTAACAGCTCAGACCGCGTATCTGCAGTCACTGCTGCAACGCCCCGACGCCCGACAGAACCGCAAACAGATTTTTGACTTGTATCGCCAGTACGATACTAATATTCAGAATGACCGGGCTGCTGCGCGTCAGCGCGCAAGCCAACCCGCGAGCAACGATACGGATGATGTTGCCTATACCGGGCCTAGCGGCTACCAGGAGCTAACCAAGTCCTTTCAGGAGTTCCGAGACAGCCGCGTGCGCGATGCCAAGGCGGAGGATGAGCAGCGCGCCAAAAACCTGGCTCACAAGCAATATCTCCTCTCTCAGCTTCGTCAATTAGTAGAATCAGCTGAAACCAAGGACAGCTCTACTCGCATTAAAGCCCTGCAAAACGACTGGAAGGCAACAGGCCCAGTGCCACAGAAAGACACGCAGGAGCTGTGGAATAACTACCACGCCCTGCTAGATATTTTTTACAATAACCGGGGTCTGTTCTTCGAGATGAAAGAACTGGACCGGCGGCGCAACCAGGAAGCCAAGGAAGTCTTAATCACGCGGGCGGAGGCATTACAGCAGCAGCCAAGTATTAATAAGGCCCTGCAGGAGCTCCGTCAACTACACGAAGAATGGAAGCACATTGGCCCCGTGCCAAATGAGCACCGCGAAACTCTTTGGCAGCGCTTTTTGCTAGCCTCCGAGAAAGTACATGACCGTAAGAAGGAGTTTCTTTCAACCCGCTCTGCTCAGGAAAATGCCAACCTGGAACGTAAAACTGCCCTTTTAGCACAGTTGCAGCCATTCGGGGAGTTTCAAACGGATCGGGTGAACGAATGGCGTTCCAAAACCGATGAGCTGCAGAAGCTGAAAGAAGAATGGGACGCTGCTGGGCTGGTTCCTCGCGAGAAAGCCGAGCAGATGAACAAGCAGTTCTGGGGAGCCTATAAAGGATTTTTCCAGCGCAAAAATCAGTTCTTTAAGGCACTTGATGAGGAGAAGAATGCCAACCTCAAGCGCAAGCTTGACTTGTGTGAGCAAGCCGAGGCCGCTCTGCAAAGCCCCAACTGGGAGGATGCGCGGGAGACCGTAATCCGTTTGCAGAAAGAGTGGAAACTTATCGGTCGCGTACCAGAGAAGCAGTCAGACAAAGTCTGGAACCGTTTCCGCACGGCCTGTGACTCCTTTTTTGATCGTAAGAAGGAAGAGGTTCGGCAGCGGGAGCAGCAAGTGCAACAGGCTAGCCGTGAGCAGGTGCAGCACTTAGATTCAGTGGCCGAAACGGTAGCAGCACTTTCAGCCGACACCCCCGGTACCCTGGAGGGCTTCCGGCAGCTCGTGACTGAGTGGCGTAACTTTGATAGCGGCACCTCGCGGGGAAGTGAGCGCACCGAAGAGAAATTCCAGGCGTTAATGGCCAAATACCTGGACGCAGTACCGGGGTTATCCTACGCTGAGCGCACTGAGCTGCTCTTTACTTTACAAATAGAGCGCCTCAAACTGGCCCCTGATGCCCAACAACAACTCTACAAAAAGGAGCAGTTACTACGGCGCGAAATCAATGAGCTTGAAAATGATATTTCCACGCTGAGAACAAACCTTGAGTTTTTTGCGCGTTCTAAAAACGCCGGCCAGCTCCGGGAAGAATATCAGGGCCGTATCGACGAGGCGCAGGCTCGAATTGACACTTTGAAAAAGCAGCTTCGCATGGTGCGTAGTTAA
- a CDS encoding ATP-binding protein: MPQALRVDLQALSLNEASHDTEGTARTLNQTGLLYYALEDYQPSLRYYFRALHLYDTAPNSDPSQVVSVLTNIGASYMGTGQLDSAAYFLNKAWLLTRTSPAVHRSCWGNPAPYVLRELGLLEASRKRSHEALSYYRQSAKVAGPENDLRSACRSYQYISELYQQNGQLDSCIIYARKALVLSQSLPYVLGVVRSSNLLTDSFKKLDKGDSTLKYMSIMLVAQDSLYNPQRIKQLDAIGFAEQQRLRQLEDEQVAYAARVRLLAAIAGVSGLLLLVTILWRNNRQQQHANQRLRALNEQVTHQAEELLAQRDSVTRTLQELKITQGQLVLRERMASLGELMAGVAYEIQNPVSCVRKYAAISVDLCQEIKTELTQTVLPLDDKELVDEMLQNLGRNQEKIMHHSQRAESIVRGMLEYSHAGNQPRQATNLNQLAEEYLRLTYHDMRAKSHLFNVALLLYPDPAVGWVDIVRQDLGRALAGVYTTAFASIQQRLLQGDEEYVPQVSLTTKRIDSEVEICVRDNGAGYSEATQQALFKRFPTTDSISDATLGLALSNDLLTKSYRGKLSMVSFENEYTEYLIYLSLPLLS, translated from the coding sequence TTGCCTCAAGCCCTGCGCGTAGATTTACAGGCTCTGAGCTTAAATGAAGCCTCGCATGATACCGAGGGCACAGCTCGCACGCTCAATCAAACAGGGTTACTTTACTATGCTCTAGAAGATTATCAGCCTTCCCTGCGCTACTATTTCAGGGCCCTGCACTTGTATGACACGGCCCCGAACAGTGACCCATCTCAGGTGGTAAGCGTGCTCACAAACATTGGAGCAAGCTATATGGGCACGGGTCAATTAGACTCTGCGGCTTACTTTCTTAATAAAGCCTGGCTGCTTACGCGCACCTCCCCCGCTGTGCACCGGAGTTGCTGGGGTAACCCCGCCCCTTACGTGTTACGGGAGCTAGGTCTGTTAGAAGCTTCCCGCAAGCGCTCCCATGAAGCCCTTTCCTATTACCGCCAAAGCGCGAAAGTAGCGGGCCCCGAAAATGACTTGCGCAGTGCCTGCCGCTCCTATCAGTATATTTCAGAGCTGTACCAACAGAACGGACAGCTTGATTCCTGCATTATTTATGCCCGCAAGGCCCTGGTGCTAAGCCAATCATTACCCTATGTGCTGGGCGTAGTGCGTAGCAGTAATTTGCTGACGGACAGCTTCAAGAAGCTAGATAAAGGGGATAGTACGCTCAAGTATATGAGCATCATGCTAGTGGCACAGGATAGCCTGTATAACCCTCAGCGTATCAAACAGCTGGATGCAATTGGCTTTGCGGAACAGCAACGGCTGCGCCAGTTGGAAGATGAGCAAGTGGCCTATGCTGCCAGAGTGCGCTTACTAGCGGCCATTGCGGGGGTTAGTGGGTTGCTCCTATTGGTTACCATACTCTGGCGCAACAACCGACAACAGCAGCATGCCAACCAACGGCTGCGAGCCCTTAATGAACAGGTAACCCACCAGGCCGAAGAACTCCTGGCGCAACGCGATAGTGTAACCCGCACCCTCCAAGAGCTAAAGATTACGCAAGGCCAGCTAGTGCTACGCGAAAGAATGGCCTCGTTAGGGGAATTGATGGCTGGGGTGGCCTACGAGATTCAAAATCCGGTTAGTTGCGTACGAAAGTACGCCGCCATTAGCGTTGACCTGTGCCAGGAAATAAAGACGGAGCTCACGCAAACCGTTTTACCACTCGATGACAAAGAGCTAGTCGACGAGATGCTTCAGAACCTTGGGCGTAATCAGGAGAAGATTATGCACCATAGCCAGCGGGCCGAGTCAATTGTGCGGGGCATGTTGGAGTACTCGCACGCAGGCAATCAACCCAGGCAAGCTACTAACCTGAACCAGCTTGCGGAGGAATATTTGCGCTTAACGTACCACGATATGCGAGCTAAAAGCCACTTGTTTAACGTGGCCTTGCTTCTCTACCCTGATCCGGCAGTAGGCTGGGTGGATATAGTTCGGCAGGACTTGGGGCGAGCTTTGGCAGGTGTGTATACCACGGCTTTTGCCTCCATTCAGCAGCGTTTGCTCCAGGGTGATGAAGAATATGTTCCGCAGGTCTCCCTCACCACTAAACGAATTGATTCAGAAGTGGAGATTTGCGTGCGTGATAATGGGGCTGGATATTCCGAAGCCACACAGCAGGCCTTATTCAAGCGCTTTCCAACGACGGATAGTATTTCAGATGCCACACTAGGCCTAGCGCTGAGTAACGACCTGCTAACAAAGAGCTACCGCGGCAAACTTTCTATGGTGTCATTCGAGAATGAGTACACCGAGTATTTGATTTATCTGTCCTTGCCTCTATTGAGCTAA